One genomic region from Magallana gigas chromosome 3, xbMagGiga1.1, whole genome shotgun sequence encodes:
- the LOC105332027 gene encoding major vault protein — protein MSKNSNDSIYRIPPYYYLHVLDQNLNVTRLEIGPQTFIRQDNERVVYGPEKMITVPPRHYCIIENPVVKDKEGKVLFDESGQSKLSHADLEIRLSQEPFPLYPGEVLKQVVTPLKVIPANSALRLRAVLDFEDDSGEKRVAGDEWLFEGPGTYIPQKEVVIEETIRATVIRPNQAIRLRARKETIDREGKARVTGEEWIHKKTGAYLPGAYEEVVDIVNAYVLTEKKALHMKSLRTFKDGFGIVRKNGEEWLITMKDNETHIPGVYEEVVGVVNITTLTSRQYCVILDPCDESGHPQLGRKKLVKGERSFFLLPGERLMKGIQNVYVLGEDEGLILRATESFKDEDTSEELRPGDRWMIRGPKEYVPPVEVEVLIKRVAIPLDENEGIYVRDVKTGKVRAVRGETYMLSHDEELWEKELPPAVETLLLAGKDPLADRSDRSKGAEKSEKRDKTKVVTFRVPHNAAVQIYDYKEKKARVIFGPELVMLGPDEQFTQLSLSGGKPKKQNVIKSLCLLLGPDFCTDIITVETADHARLSLQLSYNWHFDIKDKKDVVEAAKIFSVPDFVGDACKAIASRVRGAVAQVQFDDFHKNSARIIRSSVFGFDDKDRVREQFQFPQNNLCITSIDIQSVEPVDQRTRDSLMKSVQLAIEITTNSQEAAARHEAERLEQEAKGRLERQKISDEAEAEKARKELLELQANSAAVESTGQAKAEAQSRAEAAKIEGEAAVEQARLKAQATKIEAESELERLTSAREAELKFLREQNEMELSKSREYAEIETSKFKSQVDAIGASTLQAIATAGPEMQVRLLSALGLKSTLITDGNSPINLFNTANGIIGGMVPAKRSRRSAPESDDDD, from the exons ATGTCTAAGAATTCCAATGACAGTATTTATCGCATCCCCCCTTATTATTATCTCCATGTCCTTGACCAGAACCTCAATGTCACCCGACTGGAGATTGGGCCCCAGACCTTCATCAGACAGGACAATGAAAG GGTGGTATATGGCCCAGAAAAGATGATCACAGTGCCCCCAAGGCACTACTGCATCATTGAAAATCCAGTCGTGAAAGACAAAGAAGGAAAAGTGTTATTTGATGAAAGTGGTCAGTCCAAGCTTAGTCATGCTGACCTGGAGATCCGTCTTTCCCAGGAGCCATTCCCTCTATACCCTGGAGAAGTCCTAAAACAGGTTGTGACCCCACTGAAGGTCATTCCAGCCAACTCTGCTCTGAGGTTGAGGGCGGTGCTGGATTTTGAGGATGACTCTGGGGAGAAGCGGGTGGCTGGAGATGAATGGCTGTTTGAGGGACCAGGGACCTACATCCCACAAAAGGAAGTGGTCATTGAGGAGACGATTCGGGCTACAGTAATTCGCCCAAATCAGGCCATCCGTCTCCGTGCAAGGAAGGAGACCATTGACAGAGAGGGAAAGGCTCGAGTTACTGGGGAGGAGTGGATTCATAAGAAAACAGGAGCGTACCTTCCCGGTGCATATGAAGAAGTGGTGGACATTGTCAATGCCTACGTTCTTACAGAGAAG aaaGCTTTACACATGAAATCCTTGAGGACATTCAAAGATGGGTTTGGAATTGTAAGAAAGAATGGAGAGGAATGGTTGATTACAATGAAGGACAATGAGACCCATATCCCTGGAGTTTACGAGGAG GTTGTTGGAGTGGTAAACATCACAACCTTGACCTCCAGACAATACTGTGTCATCCTTGACCCCTGTGATGAGTCAGGTCATCCCCAGCTGGGTCGCAAAAAGCTTGTCAAG GGAGAGCGATCTTTCTTTTTGCTGCCTGGAGAACGGCTGATGAAGGGAATACAGAATGTCTACGTTCTTGGAGAAGACGAGGGCCTTATCCTCAGAGCCACAGAGTCCTTCAAAGATGAAGACACG AGCGAAGAACTTCGTCCAGGAGATAGGTGGATGATTCGTGGCCCCAAGGAGTATGTCCCTCCAGTAGAAGTGGAAGTACTGATTAAGAGGGTAGCCATTCCTCTGGATGAAAATGAGGGTATCTATGTGCGAGACGTCAAGACAGGAAAG GTGCGTGCTGTCAGAGGAGAAACCTACATGCTAAGTCATGATGAGGAACTCTGGGAAAAAGAGCTCCCTCCTGCAGTGGAGACTTTGCTTCTGGCTGGCAAAGACCCATTGGCTGACCGTTCGGACCGTTCCAAAGGTGCAGAGAAGTCCGAGAAACGGGACAAGACCAAGGTTGTCACTTTCAGAGTCCCACACAATGCAGCTGTCCAAATCTATGATTACAAAGAGAAAAAAGCCAG AGTGATCTTTGGACCTGAGCTGGTTATGCTTGGTCCAGATGAACAGTTCACACAGCTCTCCCTGTCTGGTGGTAAACCAAAGAAACAAAATGTCATCAAATCTCTGTGTCTCCTTCTGGGCCCTGACTTCTGCACAGACATCATCACCGTGGAAACTGCTGATCACGCCAGGCTCTCACTCCAACTGTCCTACAACTGGCACTTCGATATCAAGGACAAGAAGGATGTGGTAGAGGCTGCCAAGATCTTCAGTGTCCCAGACTTTGTGGGAGATGCTTGCAAAGCCATTGCCTCCAGGGTCAGAGGGGCTGTTGCTCAAGTACAGTTTGACGATTTCCACAAG aactCAGCAAGAATTATCAGATCCTCTGTTTTTGGATTTGATGACAAGGATAGGGTTCGGGAACAATTTCAATTCCCCCAGAATAATCTGTGTATCACTAGCATTGACATTCAGTCCGTGGAACCTGTGGACCAGAGGACCAGGGATTCATTGATGAAATCTGTCCAGTTGGCCATTGAAATCACAACCAACTCTCAGGAGGCTGCTGCCCGCCATGAGGCCGAACGTCTGGAACAAGAGGCCAAAGGTCGTCTGGAGCGTCAAAAGATCTCAGATGAAGCAGAGGCTGAGAAGGCAAGAAAAGAACTCTTGGAGCTGCAGGCTAACAGTGCTGCAGTGGAGAGCACTGGTCAGGCTAAAGCTGAGGCCCAGAGTCGAGCTGAAGCTGCCAAGATTGAGGGTGAAGCCGCTGTTGAACAAGCCAGACTCAAAGCCCAGGCCACGAAAATTGAAGCC GAATCTGAACTTGAGAGACTTACCAGTGCCAGGGAGGCTGAGCTCAAATTTCTCCGTGAACAGAATGAAATGGAGCTCAGCAAAAGCCGAGAATATGCTGAAATTGAGACCTCCAAATTCAAAAGTCAAGTGGATGCCATTGGAGCTTCCACACTCCAGGCCATTGCTACTGCTGGGCCAGAGATGCAGGTACGTCTCCTGTCTGCTCTGGGCCTCAAGTCCACACTTATCACCGATGGGAACAGTCCAATCAATCTCTTCAATACCGCCAATGGTATCATAGGGGGAATGGTTCCTGCCAAAAGATCCCGAAGATCCGCTCCAGAGTCCGATGACGACGATTAG